Proteins co-encoded in one Plasmodium reichenowi strain SY57 chromosome 10, whole genome shotgun sequence genomic window:
- a CDS encoding eukaryotic translation initiation factor subunit eIF2A, putative, which yields MSELLIRSKSGVKLYEFKKLENLYESNIIFEYEGCIHDAIWSYDGNSFLLLHSIEGLLLISNYEEKKKRKIEKIACIDKYKELFDNENIKLIKHVQWSPNNRFIVFFFPYEEEKHNKLGNLLVWNVKDRNILCSFKIKKKSCSNWPVINFTNDDNYFFLQKKTDIYIYDTLKLIQDHDNITYLHNNDIPLNYIYTWNQPNVLAIYMSSYMSDDKCRFFIVHTKNNFLGDVYIFKIKGLSNSKMVSYNVREDKEKADEKKNVDDKHVDEINVKDKHVDDKNVKDKHVDEINVNEIIVDEINVKDIGGEINVDNNISYIKDPSCVEKIKIELLIRKSFDNLDALTCLWSISGKYLIFLVNTNDTTNKSYGYLSNCYFCSLVSKNIHIKRINEQVAQDVKWSNIKDEFLIIEGKSDNIILLYDHDLNIKCKIYSQYKNTIKWGPFGNMIALGGFGNLAGDINFYYKEIDNSVSIIKKYREACTVLCDWSYDGTLFMTASTYPRMKVENVFKIYTYEGTLVNSYNFNELYDVKWKKALPGFFKQPAKPQPNLLDSCNKKSVYKIKNLDHLLNITQNNTIINNNNNNMNGINSSIHMNTINSNIHMNGINNINVGMSYVNNMNNKMMNNNNNNNNNNNNNNNNLTNPTSYSFDVYDENNINVNVNINEVLEKDKTKTNKSMAGTTSTSLSNLTSNLLNGHRKKKTEKVKNAYDWDVDWRKKKSMGIMNNVMNMNNVMNMNNVMNMNNVMNMNNVMNMNNVMNMNNAMNMNNVMNMNNVMNTNNMMNTNNMINTNNMINTNNMINTNNMINTNNIDMNQRDNYIASEQTTQDDKNLTLKNDKVLNSNLNSSNKNINVMLDNIRSRDNSENGIIILQNKLNNYHDKANINDNMNKDEHVVEEKKKPKKKKKEKEKKEDQEKGKDKDKEKKEDHEKGKDKDKEKKEEMNNEKYNTPEQPIKINNNNMNDVNINEDDKLYSNSKPTKEQNKLQEMGHIKTISLDDINKNKGKDNQTNEIKKDIKDKEKNIANINMNTNEDKDKDKEKNTTNEIKKDIKDKEKNIANINMNTNEDKDKDKEKNTERVDSNMNEEKDQDKKKKKENKNKKSKKKKNDNNNVDVVYNDNVPKDKTYNDDDNNNNNNNNNNNNNKEVEKNNSSAGSNSFSNILLKIIKYKNDTNNTNNTNNANNTNNTNNTNDTNNTYDNNQCHIKKNMNEELNKDLDYMKRQINIPNPKHIMNNINNNGTGVEHMSDISTLNCNKKNNDMAIRISNQYNNENIKMYTNKNIPLYGDEFLKDIKNGKYNISDMNITKDMMINNMKNNMMLNHVLKNNDMKNNTIGENNNNNNNMFNTMNISNINDIQSINTLNNIVLENALLRNELPIYQSKGKDNENGISRNNTNDNMNSINSINSMNSMNSMNCMNSMNSVNSMHNVHNNVPSKENLINIFKKILPHAKVNIVGNNNNNIDNRNSTKSLDSYNMYDTQNNSSLNRGGMHQSFKRQDSFNYSYKEGNNNNIDNNNKNMFNEYSREHLIKEMMLKKYLMNNKEYDNINNFSLIKLDDIQSIQKKVEINNKFNVDGVNNNIDNVDYMNNQQYDMPQNLKNQLDNLDFFELLKCYHSLNIQQIQIKLYWIYYKIQMFEQSNLISCHTKDMKILYKLKEIKHILEYTNHLLKDHFIKNKEKYQSLLQQFIIILKHHDNLYLQKREKLITDHYDKQNVVHFICNIEKFIEKNMNLTDTFFISSNLHSVPSKTINNKLGTANSLINENRNNIKNNDHHHTRGNQKIIDNFNNIDINKINDNKYVQNKYYDHNVSNNYIYHQNVSNNNNNMNDLNQNLEFQKKFIVHKMNDYFKNMNATNEQKKIFLNKMNLTEEQKIFFLKNLNIKDEEFIEPNNTKQAFANCINNNKIKNIDEKEKKDKTNKTNKTNKTSQIKQTSQTNQTSQTNQTSQTNQTNQTSQTNQTNQTSQTNQTNQTNQTDKKGGDTYIDTPYSRSSYFSINDPNADKTKENIKKNNEQTDHNEDAIGGSPLLKLINKSHGQRVENNINSMNNINNMNNLNHMNLMNNINYFNNRLDDSQGVENEQSKWLSQKNVLLNILKKKHKKLKDDNNVVVSNSNEENYMKNIKNELNKDMNTFQFNNIPENILEKLKNIIHMSNKDGTDLQNHQADLINYIYQNKQMDGILHSFTNCNDINEQAKSNVNQTKDKLKNINNLNTHSGILEEQNNTHLHLYAQQQRNLRNLMNTNEGDTNIPNLTQNKNHINSNTSFLNTGNDENNNKNVNEFIRIMNNECMLNLQKKNLNNINPLNNNNNNSNNNNNKTLVAMKNIVEEKKQTIIDNDTNIISNHFLTNEHQGKGDTTKTFYINKKNQNVLSQSLNNQTAVVNKGISNKHKTNNIVSNKNLNSSLDKKNVQQSNMLELEDTKRPDALRDKCWQYVDPKGVVQGPFYLDEMRVWSEMGYFEPMLPVRCCDSDRFVALNKLFPPPLKPFTVVPKPQPVLQWEEELL from the exons atgagCGAACTCCTTATAAGATCAAAGAGTGGtgttaaattatatgaGTTTAAGAAATTAGAAAATTTGTATGAAAGTAACattatatttgaatatGAGGGATGTATCCATGATGCAATATGGTCATATGACGGTAATTCGTTTTTACTTTTACATTCCATAGAAggtttattattaattagTAATTATGAagagaaaaagaaaagaaagatTGAAAAGATTGCTTGtatagataaatataaggAATTGTttgataatgaaaatataaaattaattaaacATGTTCAGTGGTCTCCCAATAATAGATTtatagtttttttttttccatatgAAGAAGAgaaacataataaattagGGAATCTGCTAGTATGGAATGTAAAAGATaggaatatattatgttcatttaaaattaaaaaaaagagttGTAGTAATTGGCCCGTAATTAATTTTACgaatgatgataattatttctttttacaaaaaaaaacagatatttatatatacgacacattaaaattaatacaagatcatgataatataacatatcTTCATAATAACGATATACCTTTAAATTATATCTATACGTGGAATCAGCCAAACGTGTTAGCAATATATATGTCTTCTTATATGAGTGATGATAAATGTCGATTTTTTATAGTACATAcgaaaaataattttttgggagatgtgtacatatttaaaattaaaggATTGAGCAATAGTAAAATGGTTAGTTATAATGTTAGGGAGGATAAAGAGAAGGCCgacgaaaaaaaaaatgtagaCGACAAACATGTAGATGAAATAAATGTAAAGGACAAACATGTAGATGACAAAAATGTAAAGGACAAACATGTAGATgaaataaatgtaaatgaaataattgTAGATGAAATAAATGTAAAGGACATAGGAGGAGAGATTAATGTAGATAAcaatatatcatatataaaagatcCATCATGtgttgaaaaaataaaaattgaaTTACTTATTAGAAAAAGCTTCGATAATTTAGACGCCCTAACGTGCCTGTGGTCAATCAGTGGTAAGTATTTAATCTTTTTAGTAAATACAAACGATACTACAAATAAATCGTATGGATATTTAAGCAATTGTTATTTTTGCTCATTAGTttctaaaaatatacatataaaaagaattaacGAACAGGTTGCTCAAGATGTAAAATGgagtaatataaaagatgaatttttaattatagAAGGCAAGTCAGataatatcattttattatatgatcatgatttaaatataaaatgtaaaatttattcacaatataaaaataccATAAAATGGGGACCTTTTGGTAATATGATTGCTTTAGGTGGTTTTGGTAATCTAGCAGGagatattaatttttattataaagaaatagaTAATAGTGTATctataattaaaaaatatagagAAGCATGTACTGTTCTTTGTGATTGGTCCTATGATGGTACATTATTTATGACAGCTTCGACATATCCAAGAATGAAAGTAGAAAATGtctttaaaatatatacttatgAAGGTACCCTAGTTAATagttataattttaatgaatTGTATGATGTCAAATGGAAAAAGGCTTTACCAGGTTTCTTTAAGCAACCAGCAAAACCGCAGCCCAATTTATTAGATAgttgtaataaaaaaagtgtCTACAAAATAAAGAACCTAGATCATCTTTTGAATATTACTCAGAATAATACAatcataaataataataataataatatgaatggAATAAATAGTAGTATTCATATGAATACTATAAATAGTAATATCCACATGAATggtataaataatattaacgTTGGAATGTCTTATGTAAACAACATGAACAATAAAATGatgaacaataataataataataataataataataataataataataataaccTTACAAATCCTACTAGTTATTCATTTGATGtatatgatgaaaataatataaatgtaaatgtaaatataaatgaagtACTTGAAAAGGATAAGacaaaaacaaacaaaagTATGGCCGGTACAACCAGCACATCGTTATCTAATTTAACAAGCAATTTGTTAAACGGGCataggaaaaaaaaaacggAGAAAGTAAAAAATGCTTACGACTGGGATGTTGATtggagaaaaaaaaaaagcatGGGTATCATGAATAATGTGATGAACATGAACAATGTGATGAACATGAACAATGTGATGAACATGAATAATGTGATGAACATGAACAATGTGATGAACATGAACAATGTGATGAACATGAACAATGCGATGAACATGAACAATGTGATGAACATGAATAATGTGATGAATACGAATAATATGATGAAcacaaataatatgataaacacaaataatatgataaacacaaataatatgataaacacaaataatatgataaacacaaataatattgatatgAATCAACGAGACAATTATATCGCCAGTGAACAAACAACACAAGATGACAAAAATCTGACGCTTAAGAACGATAAAGTTTTGAATAGTAACCTAAACAgtagtaataaaaatataaacgTAATGTTGGACAACATCAGAAGTAGAGATAATTCTGAGAACGGAATAATAATCTTACAAAATAAGTTAAACAATTATCATGACAAGGctaatataaatgataatatgaataagGATGAACATGTTGTTGAAGAAAAGAAGAAacccaaaaaaaaaaaaaaagaaaaggaaaaaaaagaagatcAGGAAAAGGGAAAAgataaagataaagaaaaaaaagaagacCATGAAAAGGGAAAAgataaagataaagaaaaaaaagaagaaatgaATAATGAGAAATATAACACACCTGAGCAACCcattaaaataaataataacaatatgaatgatgtcaatattaatgaagatgataaattatatagCAACTCCAAACCTAcaaaagaacaaaataagTTACAAGAGATGGGACATATAAAAACTATATCATTAGACgacataaataaaaataaaggaaaaGATAATCAAacaaatgaaataaaaaaagatataaaggataaggaaaagaatatagcaaatattaatatgaatacAAATGAGGATAAGGATAAGgataaggaaaaaaatacaacaaatgaaataaaaaaagatataaaggataaggaaaagaatatagcaaatattaatatgaatacAAATGAGGATAAGGATAAGgataaggaaaaaaatacagAAAGGGTTGATAGTAATATGAATGAAGAAAAGGATcaagataaaaaaaaaaagaaagaaaataaaaataaaaaatcaaaaaagaaaaagaatgacaataataatgtggatgttgtatataatgataatgtaCCCAAGGATAAGACATAcaatgatgatgataataataataataataataataataataataataataataaagaagtagagaaaaataattcttctGCAGGTTCGAATAGTTTTTcaaacatattattaaaaataataaaatataaaaatgatacaaataatacaaataatacaaataatgcaaataatacaaataatacaaataatacaaatgatacaaataatacatatgatAACAATCAATGtcatataaagaaaaatatgaacgaagaattaaataaagacttagattatatgaaaagacaaataaatataccAAATCCAAAACACATCATGAACAACATCAATAATAATGGTACAGGTGTCGAACATATGAGTGATATATCCACATTaaattgtaataaaaaaaataatgacaTGGCCATAAGAATATCCaatcaatataataatgaaaatataaaaatgtatactaataaaaatataccaTTATATGGTGatgaatttttaaaagatattaaaaatggaaaatataatatcagtgatatgaatataacaaaagatatgatgataaataatatgaagaataatatgatgTTAAATcatgttttaaaaaataatgatatgaaaaataatacaataggagaaaataataataataataataatatgtttaataCAATGAATATATCGAATATTAACGATATACAAAGTATTAATACACTTAATAATATCGTATTAGAAAATGCTTTATTAAGAAACGAATTACCAATATATCAAAGTAAAGGCAAAGACAATGAAAATGGGATCAGCAGGAATAACACAAATGATAACATGAATAGTATTAATAGTATTAATAGTATGAATAGTATGAATAGTATGAATTGTATGAATAGTATGAATAGTGTTAATAGTATGCACAACGTACATAACAATGTGCCGTCCAAGgaaaatttaataaacatatttaaaaaaattttacCACATGCTAAAGTTAATATTGTAGgaaataacaataataatatagataacAGAAATTCGACGAAGAGCCTTGATTCGTATAATATGTATGACACCCAAAACAACTCAAGTTTGAATAGGGGGGGGATGCATCAAAGTTTTAAGAGACAAGATAGTTTtaattattcttataaagaaggtaataacaataatattgataacaataataaaaatatgtttaatgAATATTCAAGAGaacatttaataaaagaaatgatgttaaaaaaatatcttatgaataataaagaatatgataatattaataattttagTTTAATTAAACTTGATGATATACAATCTATACAGAAGAAGGtagaaattaataataagtTTAATGTTGATGgtgttaataataatattgataatgtggattatatgaataatcAACAATATGATATGCCACAGAACCTAAAAAATCAACTTGATAATCTAGActtttttgaattattaaaatgttatcattctttaaatatacaacaaatccaaataaaattatattggatatattacaaaatacAAATGTTTGAACAAAGTAATTTAATATCATGTCATACTAAAgatatgaaaatattatataaattaaaagaaattaaacatatattagaatatacaaatcatttattaaaagatcattttataaaaaataaagaaaaatatcAATCCTTATTACAAcaatttataataatattaaaacatCATGATAATTTATATCTACAGAAAAGAGAGAAACTTATAACAGACCATTATGATAAACAAAATGTTGtacattttatatgtaacaTAGAAAAATTcatagaaaaaaatatgaatcTAACGgatactttttttatatcttcaaATTTACATTCTGTACCTTCCAAAacaattaataataaattagGAACAGCAAATAGTCttattaatgaaaatagaaacaatataaaaaataatgatcaTCATCATACAAGAGGAAACCAAAAGATAATagataattttaataatatcgatataaacaaaataaatgataataaatatgtacaaaataaatattatgatcaCAATGTATccaataattatatttatcatcaAAATGTATcgaataataataataatatgaacgATTTAAATCAAAATCTGgaatttcaaaaaaaatttattgttcataaaatgaatgattattttaaaaatatgaacgctacaaatgaacaaaaaaaaatttttttaaacaaaatgaatttaacagaagaacaaaaaatatttttcttaaaaaacctaaatataaaagatgaaGAATTCATAGAACCTAATAATACCAAACAGGCTTTCGCAAACtgtattaataataataaaataaaaaatatagacgaaaaagaaaaaaaagacaaaACAAACAAAACAAACAAAACAAACAAAACAAGTCAAATAAAACAAACAAGTCAAACGAATCAAACAAGTCAAACAAATCAAACAAGTCAAACAAATCAAACAAATCAAACAAGTCAAACAAATCAAACAAATCAAACAAGTCAAACAAATCAAACAAATCAAACAAATCAAACAGACAAAAAAGGAGGGGATACTTATATTGATACTCCTTACTCTAGATCAAGttatttttctataaatGATCCAAATGCTGATAAGACTAAagagaatataaaaaaaaataatgaacaGACTGATCATAATGAAGATGCTATAGGAGGCTCTCCTTTGCTCAAacttataaataaatcCCATGGGCAGAGAgttgaaaataatattaatagtatgaataatataaacaatatgaacaatTTAAACCATATGAACCTTATGAATAACATTAACTATTTTAATAATCGGCTTGACGATAGCCAAGGTGTAGAAAATGAACAATCAAAATGGCTATCGCAGAAGAATGTTCTACtcaatattttaaaaaaaaaacataaaaaattaaaagacGACAATAATGTAGTTGTGTCAAACtcaaatgaagaaaattatatgaaaaatataaaaaacgagttaaataaagatatgAACACTTTtcaatttaataatatcccagaaaatattttagaaaaattaaaaaatataattcatatgaGTAATAAGGATGGAACAGATTTACAAAACCATCAAGCAGAtctaataaattatatttaccaaaataaacaaatgGATGGTATTTTACACTCTTTTACAAATTGTAATGATATTAATGAACAAGCAAAAAGTAACGTGAATCAAACAAAAGATAAAttgaagaatataaataatctTAACACACATTCCGGAATATTagaagaacaaaataatacaCATTTACATCTCTACGCACAACAACAAAGAAATTTACGAAATCTAATGAATACAAATGAGGGAGACACAAATATACCTAATCTTActcaaaataaaaatcatataaatagtAATACGTCCTTTTTGAACACTGGcaatgatgaaaataataacaaaaatgtGAATGAATTTATTCGTATCATGAATAATGAATGTATGTtaaatttacaaaaaaaaaatttaaacaACATCAATccattaaataataataacaacaatagtaataataataataataaaacattagtggcaatgaaaaatattgtagaggaaaaaaaacaaacaatTATAGATAATgatacaaatataatatcaaaCCATTTTTTGACAAATGAACATCAAGGTAAAGGTGATACTACcaaaacattttatataaataagaagAATCAAAACGTATTATCTCAATCCTTAAATAATCAAACTGCTGTTGTTAACAAAGGAATTTCAAATAAGCATAAAACAAACAATATTGTgagtaataaaaatttgaATAGTTCattagataaaaaaaatgtacaaCAAAGCAATATGCTAGAATTAGAAGATACCAAAAGACCAGATGCTCTAAGAGATAAATGTTGGCAATATGTGGATCCTAAGGGGGTAGTGCAA GGTCCGTTTTATTTAGATGAAATGCGTGTATGGAGCGAAATGGGATATTTCGAACCCATGTTGCCTGTACGATGTTGTGATTCAGATCGTTTCGTAGCTCTAAACAAACTCTTCCCACCTCCTTTAAAACCTTTTACTGTCGTCCCAAAACCTCAACCAGTATTACAATGGGAAGAAGAATTGttgtaa